One genomic region from Equus caballus isolate H_3958 breed thoroughbred chromosome 4, TB-T2T, whole genome shotgun sequence encodes:
- the EPHA1 gene encoding ephrin type-A receptor 1 isoform X1: MERRWPLGLGLLLLLCATLTPGARAKEVTLMDTSTAQGELGWLLDPPEDGWSEVQQMLNGTPLYMYQDCPVQEGGDTDHWLRSNWIYRGEEASRVHVELQFTVRDCKSFPGGARPLGCKETFNLLYMESDQDVGIQLRRPLFQKVTTVAADQSFTIRDLASGSVKLNVEHCSLGLLTRRGLYLAFHNPGACVALVSVRVFYQRCPEAVHGLAQFPDTLPRLGGLVEVAGTCLPHAQASPGPSGAARMHCSPDGEWLVPVGRCHCEPGYEEGGDGEGCLACPGGSYRADMGAPHCLQCPQHSTAETEGATICTCEDGHYRAPGEGPQAACTRPPSAPQNLSFSVLGTKLSLSWQPPADTGGRQDVRYSVGCSQCRGAALDGGPCQPCGGSVRFSPSADGLAAPAVRVDGLEPYANYTFNIAAQNGVSGLDTSKPASALLSISMGHAESLSGLSLRLVKKEPRQLELTWAGSRPRSPGGNLSYELHVLNQDEERHQMVLEPRVLLTELQPDTTYIVRVRMLTPLGPGPFSPDQEFRTSPPVSRSLTGGEIVAVIFGLLLGVGLLLGILVFRSRKSKRRRQQRPRDHVTSVNREDKLWLKPYVDLQAYEDPAQGALDFTQELDPTWLIVDTVIGEGEFGEVYRGTLRIPSQDCKTVAIKTLKDTSPDGQWWNFLREATIMGQFNHPHILHLEGVITKRKPIMIITEFMENGALDAFLREREDQLIPGQLVAMLQGIASGMNYLSDHNYVHRDLAARNILVSQNLCCKVSDFGLTRFLDNSDGTYETQGGKIPIRWTAPEAIAHRIFTTASDVWSFGIVMWEVLSFGDKPYGEMSNQEVSPGQSSPHHPSVASHPFPKSSCKYLYFFFLIHSFSVLLSVLVTLAHTLCTTPTLVRGLRGSIAMLLGEQRFLTGRQVSFLPQASFPSLLLQVMKSIEDGYRLPPPVDCPAPLYELMKNCWAYDRARRPHFHQLKAHLDHLLANPHSLRTIANFDPRVTLRLPSLSGSDGIPYRSVPEWLESIRMKRYILHFHSAGLDTMECVLELTAEDLVQMGITLPGHQKRILCSIQGFKD, from the exons ATGGAGCGGCGCTGGCCCCTGGGGCtcgggctgctgctgctgctctgcgcCACGCTGACCCCGGGGGCGCGCGCCAAGGAAG TCACCCTGATGGACACAAGCACGGCACAGGGAGAGTTGGGCTGGCTGCTGGATCCCCCAGAGGATGGG TGGAGTGAGGTGCAGCAGATGCTGAATGGGACACCCCTGTACATGTACCAGGACTGCCCAGTGCAAGAAGGCGGAGACACTGACCACTGGCTTCGCTCCAATTGGATCTACCGGGGGGAGGAGGCGTCACGTGTCCACGTGGAGCTGCAGTTCACCGTGCGGGATTGCAAGAGCTTCCCCGGGGGAGCCAGGCCCCTGGGCTGCAAGGAGACCTTCAACCTCCTGTACATGGAGAGTGACCAGGACGTGGGCATTCAGCTCCGACGGCCCTTGTTCCAGAAG GTAACCACGGTGGCCGCAGACCAGAGCTTCACCATCCGAGACCTTGCATCCGGCTCAGTGAAACTGAACGTGGAGCACTGCTCCTTGGGCCTCCTGACCCGCCGTGGACTCTACCTTGCTTTCCACAACCCGGGTGCCTGTGTGGCCCTGGTGTCCGTACGGGTGTTCTACCAGCGCTGTCCCGAGGCTGTGCATGGCTTGGCCCAATTTCCTGACACTCTCCCCAGACTGGGCGGGTTGGTGGAAGTGGCAGGGACCTGCTTGCCCCAtgcccaggccagccctggcccCTCAGGTGCCGCCCGCATGCACTGCAGCCCCGACGGCGAGTGGTTGGTACCGGTGGGGCGGTGCCACTGTGAGCCTGGCTATGAGGAAGGTGGCGATGGCGAGGGATGCCTTG cctGCCCTGGCGGCTCCTACCGGGCTGACATGGGTGCACCCCATTGTCTCCAGTGCCCCCAGCACAGCACAGCTGAGACTGAGGGAGCCACCATCTGTACCTGTGAGGACGGCCATTACCGAGCCcctggggagggcccccaggcaGCATGTACAC GTCCCCCCTCAGCCCCCCAAAACCTGAGCTTCTCTGTTTTGGGGACCAAGCTCTCCCTGAGTTGGCAACCCCCAGCGGATACGGGGGGTCGCCAGGACGTCAGATACAGTGTGGGGTGTTCTCAGTGTCGGGGAGCAGCGCTGGATGGAGGGCCCTGCCAGCCCTGTGGGGGAAGTGTGCGCTTCTCCCCCTCGGCCGACGGGCTCGCTGCTCCTGCTGTGCGTGTTGACGGCCTTGAACCCTACGCCAACTACACCTTTAACATCGCAGCCCAAAATGGAGTGTCAGGGCTGGACACCTCCAAGCCAGCCAGCGCCTTGCTCAGCATCAGCATGGGGCATGCAG AGTCACTGTCAGGCCTGTCCCTGAGGCTGGTAAAGAAGGAACCGCGACAGCTGGAGCTGACCTGGGCGGGATCCCGGCCTCGCAGCCCTGGGGGGAACCTAAGCTATGAGCTGCACGTGCTGAACCAG GACGAAGAACGGCATCAGATGGTTCTAGAACCCAGGGTCTTGCTGACTGAACTGCAGCCAGACACCACGTACATCGTCAGAGTCCGAATGCTGACCCCACTGGGCCCTGGCCCTTTCTCCCCTGATCAGGAGTTTCGGACCAGCCCACCAG TTTCCAGGAGCCTGACTGGAGGCGAGATCGTGGCCGTCATCTTTGGGCTGCTGCTGGGTGTAGGTCTGCTGCTCGGGATACTTGTCTTCCGCTCAAG GAAATCTAAGCGGCGACGGCAGCAGAGGCCGCGTGATCATGTCACCAGCGTGAACCGAG AGGACAAGCTGTGGCTGAAGCCGTATGTGGACCTCCAGGCATATGAGGACCCTGCCCAGGGAGCCCTGGACTTCACCCAGGAGCTCGATCCAACCTGGCTGATTGTAGACACCGTCATAGGGGAAG GAGAGTTTGGGGAAGTGTATCGAGGGACCCTGAGAATCCCCAGCCAGGACTGCAAGACTGTGGCCATTAAGACGTTGAAAGATACATCTCCAGATGGTCAGTGGTGGAACTTCCTTCGAGAGGCAACTATCATGGGCCAGTTCAACCACCCACACATTCTGCACCTGGAAGGCGTCATCACAAAGA GAAAGCCCATCATGATCATCACAGAGTTTATGGAGAACGGAGCCCTGGATGCCTTCTTGAGG GAGCGGGAGGACCAGCTGATCCCTGGACAGCTAGTGGCCATGCTGCAGGGCATTGCATCTGGTATGAACTACCTCAGTGACCACAATTATGTCCACCGGGACCTGGCCGCCAGGAACATCTTAGTGAGTCAGAACCTATGTTGCAAGGTGTCTGACTTCGGCCTGACCCGCTTCCTAGACAACTCTGATGGCACCTATGAAACCCAG GGAGGAAAGATCCCCATCCGTTGGACAGCCCCTGAAGCCATTGCCCATCGGATCTTTACCACGGCCAGCGATGTATGGAGCTTTGGGATCGTGATGTGGGAGGTGCTGAGCTTTGGGGATAAGCCCTATGGGGAGATGAGCAATCAGGAGGTAAGCCCAGGGCAATCCTCCCCACATCATCCCTCAGTCGCTTCTCATCCCTTCCCAAAATCCTCCTGCAAatacctttatttcttcttcctgatcCACAGTTTTTCTGTACTCCTATCTGTTCTGGTCACCTTGGCTCACACCCTCTGTACTACCCCCACCCTGGTCAGGGGGCTTAGAGGCTCCATTGCCATGCTCTTAGGTGAACAGAGGTTTCTCACGGGCCGCCAGGTTAGTTTCCTACCTCaggcctccttcccctctctgctgCTCCAGGTAATGAAGAGTATTGAGGATGGGTACCGGTTGCCCCCTCCCGTGGACTGCCCTGCCCCTCTCTACGAGCTCATGAAGAACTGCTGGGCCTACGACCGGGCCCGCCGGCCCCACTTCCACCAGCTGAAGGCACACCTGGATCATTTGCTTGCCAACCCCCACTCCCTGCGGACCATCGCTAACTTTGATCCCAG GGTGACTCTTCGCCTGCCCAGCTTGAGTGGCTCAGATGGGATCCCCTATCGAAGCGTCCCTGAGTGGCTGGAGTCCATACGAATGAAACGCTACATCCTGCACTTCCACTCAGCCGGGCTGGACACCATGGAGTGTGTGCTGGAGCTGACGGCTGA GGACCTGGTGCAGATGGGGATCACACTGCCGGGACACCAGAAGCGCATTCTTTGCAGTATTCAAGGATTCAAGGACTGA
- the EPHA1 gene encoding ephrin type-A receptor 1 isoform X2, with product MERRWPLGLGLLLLLCATLTPGARAKEVTLMDTSTAQGELGWLLDPPEDGWSEVQQMLNGTPLYMYQDCPVQEGGDTDHWLRSNWIYRGEEASRVHVELQFTVRDCKSFPGGARPLGCKETFNLLYMESDQDVGIQLRRPLFQKVTTVAADQSFTIRDLASGSVKLNVEHCSLGLLTRRGLYLAFHNPGACVALVSVRVFYQRCPEAVHGLAQFPDTLPRLGGLVEVAGTCLPHAQASPGPSGAARMHCSPDGEWLVPVGRCHCEPGYEEGGDGEGCLACPGGSYRADMGAPHCLQCPQHSTAETEGATICTCEDGHYRAPGEGPQAACTRPPSAPQNLSFSVLGTKLSLSWQPPADTGGRQDVRYSVGCSQCRGAALDGGPCQPCGGSVRFSPSADGLAAPAVRVDGLEPYANYTFNIAAQNGVSGLDTSKPASALLSISMGHAESLSGLSLRLVKKEPRQLELTWAGSRPRSPGGNLSYELHVLNQDEERHQMVLEPRVLLTELQPDTTYIVRVRMLTPLGPGPFSPDQEFRTSPPVSRSLTGGEIVAVIFGLLLGVGLLLGILVFRSRKSKRRRQQRPRDHVTSVNREDKLWLKPYVDLQAYEDPAQGALDFTQELDPTWLIVDTVIGEGEFGEVYRGTLRIPSQDCKTVAIKTLKDTSPDGQWWNFLREATIMGQFNHPHILHLEGVITKRKPIMIITEFMENGALDAFLREREDQLIPGQLVAMLQGIASGMNYLSDHNYVHRDLAARNILVSQNLCCKVSDFGLTRFLDNSDGTYETQGGKIPIRWTAPEAIAHRIFTTASDVWSFGIVMWEVLSFGDKPYGEMSNQEVSPGQSSPHHPSVASHPFPKSSCKYLYFFFLIHSFSVLLSVLVTLAHTLCTTPTLVRGLRGSIAMLLGEQRFLTGRQVSFLPQASFPSLLLQVMKSIEDGYRLPPPVDCPAPLYELMKNCWAYDRARRPHFHQLKAHLDHLLANPHSLRTIANFDPRSHWGGQIWENGNGPHSQFSHIHQVLGLGASI from the exons ATGGAGCGGCGCTGGCCCCTGGGGCtcgggctgctgctgctgctctgcgcCACGCTGACCCCGGGGGCGCGCGCCAAGGAAG TCACCCTGATGGACACAAGCACGGCACAGGGAGAGTTGGGCTGGCTGCTGGATCCCCCAGAGGATGGG TGGAGTGAGGTGCAGCAGATGCTGAATGGGACACCCCTGTACATGTACCAGGACTGCCCAGTGCAAGAAGGCGGAGACACTGACCACTGGCTTCGCTCCAATTGGATCTACCGGGGGGAGGAGGCGTCACGTGTCCACGTGGAGCTGCAGTTCACCGTGCGGGATTGCAAGAGCTTCCCCGGGGGAGCCAGGCCCCTGGGCTGCAAGGAGACCTTCAACCTCCTGTACATGGAGAGTGACCAGGACGTGGGCATTCAGCTCCGACGGCCCTTGTTCCAGAAG GTAACCACGGTGGCCGCAGACCAGAGCTTCACCATCCGAGACCTTGCATCCGGCTCAGTGAAACTGAACGTGGAGCACTGCTCCTTGGGCCTCCTGACCCGCCGTGGACTCTACCTTGCTTTCCACAACCCGGGTGCCTGTGTGGCCCTGGTGTCCGTACGGGTGTTCTACCAGCGCTGTCCCGAGGCTGTGCATGGCTTGGCCCAATTTCCTGACACTCTCCCCAGACTGGGCGGGTTGGTGGAAGTGGCAGGGACCTGCTTGCCCCAtgcccaggccagccctggcccCTCAGGTGCCGCCCGCATGCACTGCAGCCCCGACGGCGAGTGGTTGGTACCGGTGGGGCGGTGCCACTGTGAGCCTGGCTATGAGGAAGGTGGCGATGGCGAGGGATGCCTTG cctGCCCTGGCGGCTCCTACCGGGCTGACATGGGTGCACCCCATTGTCTCCAGTGCCCCCAGCACAGCACAGCTGAGACTGAGGGAGCCACCATCTGTACCTGTGAGGACGGCCATTACCGAGCCcctggggagggcccccaggcaGCATGTACAC GTCCCCCCTCAGCCCCCCAAAACCTGAGCTTCTCTGTTTTGGGGACCAAGCTCTCCCTGAGTTGGCAACCCCCAGCGGATACGGGGGGTCGCCAGGACGTCAGATACAGTGTGGGGTGTTCTCAGTGTCGGGGAGCAGCGCTGGATGGAGGGCCCTGCCAGCCCTGTGGGGGAAGTGTGCGCTTCTCCCCCTCGGCCGACGGGCTCGCTGCTCCTGCTGTGCGTGTTGACGGCCTTGAACCCTACGCCAACTACACCTTTAACATCGCAGCCCAAAATGGAGTGTCAGGGCTGGACACCTCCAAGCCAGCCAGCGCCTTGCTCAGCATCAGCATGGGGCATGCAG AGTCACTGTCAGGCCTGTCCCTGAGGCTGGTAAAGAAGGAACCGCGACAGCTGGAGCTGACCTGGGCGGGATCCCGGCCTCGCAGCCCTGGGGGGAACCTAAGCTATGAGCTGCACGTGCTGAACCAG GACGAAGAACGGCATCAGATGGTTCTAGAACCCAGGGTCTTGCTGACTGAACTGCAGCCAGACACCACGTACATCGTCAGAGTCCGAATGCTGACCCCACTGGGCCCTGGCCCTTTCTCCCCTGATCAGGAGTTTCGGACCAGCCCACCAG TTTCCAGGAGCCTGACTGGAGGCGAGATCGTGGCCGTCATCTTTGGGCTGCTGCTGGGTGTAGGTCTGCTGCTCGGGATACTTGTCTTCCGCTCAAG GAAATCTAAGCGGCGACGGCAGCAGAGGCCGCGTGATCATGTCACCAGCGTGAACCGAG AGGACAAGCTGTGGCTGAAGCCGTATGTGGACCTCCAGGCATATGAGGACCCTGCCCAGGGAGCCCTGGACTTCACCCAGGAGCTCGATCCAACCTGGCTGATTGTAGACACCGTCATAGGGGAAG GAGAGTTTGGGGAAGTGTATCGAGGGACCCTGAGAATCCCCAGCCAGGACTGCAAGACTGTGGCCATTAAGACGTTGAAAGATACATCTCCAGATGGTCAGTGGTGGAACTTCCTTCGAGAGGCAACTATCATGGGCCAGTTCAACCACCCACACATTCTGCACCTGGAAGGCGTCATCACAAAGA GAAAGCCCATCATGATCATCACAGAGTTTATGGAGAACGGAGCCCTGGATGCCTTCTTGAGG GAGCGGGAGGACCAGCTGATCCCTGGACAGCTAGTGGCCATGCTGCAGGGCATTGCATCTGGTATGAACTACCTCAGTGACCACAATTATGTCCACCGGGACCTGGCCGCCAGGAACATCTTAGTGAGTCAGAACCTATGTTGCAAGGTGTCTGACTTCGGCCTGACCCGCTTCCTAGACAACTCTGATGGCACCTATGAAACCCAG GGAGGAAAGATCCCCATCCGTTGGACAGCCCCTGAAGCCATTGCCCATCGGATCTTTACCACGGCCAGCGATGTATGGAGCTTTGGGATCGTGATGTGGGAGGTGCTGAGCTTTGGGGATAAGCCCTATGGGGAGATGAGCAATCAGGAGGTAAGCCCAGGGCAATCCTCCCCACATCATCCCTCAGTCGCTTCTCATCCCTTCCCAAAATCCTCCTGCAAatacctttatttcttcttcctgatcCACAGTTTTTCTGTACTCCTATCTGTTCTGGTCACCTTGGCTCACACCCTCTGTACTACCCCCACCCTGGTCAGGGGGCTTAGAGGCTCCATTGCCATGCTCTTAGGTGAACAGAGGTTTCTCACGGGCCGCCAGGTTAGTTTCCTACCTCaggcctccttcccctctctgctgCTCCAGGTAATGAAGAGTATTGAGGATGGGTACCGGTTGCCCCCTCCCGTGGACTGCCCTGCCCCTCTCTACGAGCTCATGAAGAACTGCTGGGCCTACGACCGGGCCCGCCGGCCCCACTTCCACCAGCTGAAGGCACACCTGGATCATTTGCTTGCCAACCCCCACTCCCTGCGGACCATCGCTAACTTTGATCCCAGgtcacactggggagggcagaTCTGGGAGAATGGAAATGGGCCACATTCCCAGTTCAGCCACATTCACCAAGTGCTGGGCCTGGGTGCCAGCATATGA